In Methanofollis sp. UBA420, one DNA window encodes the following:
- a CDS encoding class I SAM-dependent methyltransferase has product MSNNETFFERLNRYYRYLLSDPPLGRHSPLFTLPAEPFGQGDTERCIEIPWAVSCYHSEKRVLDVGYANAEDRYVSELLSLNIPQLFGIDMIPKNCPGIISVVGDIRNTSFPDDFFDLVFCISTIEHIGRDNSVYHIPYVSEDNEGDFKALQEIYRIVKPYGRVVVTVPYGKSYDYGWFIHYDDARLQRLVELSKFSIVLEDYFIYRSGWHKCDKSELASTLYQDDNAPAAAGLACILLEKR; this is encoded by the coding sequence ATGAGTAATAATGAAACATTCTTTGAGAGATTAAATAGATATTATCGGTATTTGTTATCTGATCCACCATTAGGTAGACACTCGCCGCTTTTTACGTTGCCTGCCGAGCCCTTTGGGCAAGGAGATACAGAGAGGTGTATTGAAATCCCCTGGGCGGTATCCTGTTACCACAGTGAGAAGAGAGTTCTCGATGTTGGCTATGCCAACGCTGAGGATAGATATGTATCGGAATTATTGTCTTTAAATATCCCTCAACTTTTTGGGATTGATATGATTCCTAAAAATTGTCCTGGGATTATATCGGTCGTTGGGGATATCAGGAATACCTCGTTTCCAGACGATTTTTTCGATCTCGTATTCTGTATATCTACAATAGAACATATTGGGAGAGACAATTCCGTATATCATATTCCTTATGTAAGTGAAGATAATGAGGGCGATTTCAAGGCCCTCCAAGAAATTTACAGAATAGTGAAACCCTATGGCAGAGTTGTTGTTACAGTGCCCTATGGGAAGTCATATGATTACGGGTGGTTCATTCATTATGACGATGCCCGTTTGCAGAGATTAGTTGAATTATCAAAATTTTCAATAGTTCTGGAGGATTATTTCATCTACAGATCTGGATGGCATAAGTGTGATAAGTCTGAACTGGCAAGTACACTCTATCAAGATGATAATGCCCCTGCAGCCGCAGGATTAGCATGTATTCTCTTAGAAAAAAGGTGA